Proteins encoded by one window of Dreissena polymorpha isolate Duluth1 chromosome 11, UMN_Dpol_1.0, whole genome shotgun sequence:
- the LOC127849812 gene encoding microtubule-associated tumor suppressor candidate 2-like — translation MGFADHQAALKFNIDYKPFTELHKQHQDKLEDITGRFDGIKMTLSEKVETLRSECDRLRDRAKHCEEALQRNSDFKVQCALAPYRSLPQEVESLKTVLEMKNKEINKLRTHNIQLQKKWKRGAAVAREQIISLQQKKENLEAIISMKTDHEKVLHERCPSLMKKYDKESRANKRLSMDYEELMWKLSESFTDPDLGTLELYQKMGMSHNGDLTSPGLGRKLRTPSS, via the exons atgggatttgcagatcaccaagctgccctgaaattcaacattgattacaaaccctttactg AGCTCCACAAGCAGCACCAGGACAAGCTGGAGGACATCACGGGCCGGTTTGATGGCATCAAGATGACCCTCTCGGAGAAGGTGGAGACCTTGCGCAGCGAGTGTGACCGCCTGCGTGATCGCGCCAAACACTGCGAAGAGGCCCTCCAGAGGAACTCTGACTTCAAAGTACAG TGCGCACTGGCCCCCTACCGCAGTCTGCCGCAGGAGGTAGAGAGTCTCAAGACTGTCCTGGAAATGAAGAACAAGGAAATCAACAAGCTACGCACCCACAATATTCAGCTGCAGAAGAAG TGGAAAAGAG GAGCTGCCGTTGCTAGGGAACAGATCATCAGTCTGCAGCAGAAGAAGGAGAACTTGGAGGCCATTATTAGCATGAAGACAGACCATGAGAA AGTCCTTCATGAGCGATGCCCGAGTTTGATGAAGAAGTACGACAAGGAATCGCGAGCAAACAAGCGCCTGTCCATGGATTACGAGGAGCTGATGTGGAAACTGTCCGAGTCATTCACCGACCCTGACCTGGGAACCCTGGAGTTGTACCAGAAAATGGGAATGTCACACAACGGTGATCTAACTTCACCCGGCCTTGGCAGAAAGTTGAGAACGCCGTCTAGTTAG